Genomic DNA from Klebsiella variicola:
AACTGGGAACGCTACGGCAACACCCAACTGGAGCTGCTGGACAGAGAGGCCATTCGTCGTGAAGTGGACAGCGACCGCTACGTCGGCGCCCTGCTTGACCACAGCGGCGGCCATATTCACCCGCTGAACCTCGCCATCGGTGAAGCGGACGCCATTCGCCTGAACGGCGGCCGGGTGTATGAGCAGTCGCCGGTCACCCGCATCCAGCACAGCAGCCCGGCGGTGGTCAGCACCGCGCGCGGCCAGGTCACCGCGCGCTACGTGATCGTCGCCGGCAACGCCTATCTTGGCGATAAACTGGAGCCGGAGCTGGCGAAACGCAGCATGCCGTGTGGCACCCAGGTGGTCACTACCGCTCCGCTGTCGGAAGAGGTCGCCCGCTCGCTGATCCCGAAAAACTACTGTGTGGAAGATTGTAACTACCTGCTGGACTACTACCGTCTGACCGGCGACAACCGTCTGCTGTACGGCGGCGGCGTGGTCTACGGCGCGCGCGATCCGGACGACGTGGAGCGGCTGATTATGCCGAAGCTGCTGAAAACCTTCCCGCAGCTGCAGGGGGTGAAAATTGACTACCGCTGGACCGGCAACTTCCTGCTGACCCTGTCGCGGATGCCGCAGTTCGGCCGTCTCGATAACAATATTTACTACATGCAGGGCTACAGCGGCCACGGCGTGACCTGTACCCACCTTGCCGGACGCTTGATTTCAGAGCTGCTGCGCGGCGACGCCGAGCGGTTCGACGCCTTCGCCAAACTGCCGCACTACCCGTTCCCGGGCGGCCGCAGCCTGCGCATTCCTTTTACCGCCATGGGCGCCGCCTACTACAGCCTGCGCGACCGCCTTGGGGTTTAATCGCCTCTGCCGACGGCGCTGGCCGTCGGCTCATGCTGCGGATAGTGCTGCTGAAAGTAGTGGCGCAGAAACTCCACGGTGGTGCGAATTTTAGCCGACGTCGCCAGCCGGGAGACATAGACTGCCCAGACGTTGGCAGGCTGAAAGAATTCCGGCAGCACATGCACCAGATGGCCGCTGGCGATATTCTCCCGGACGTCCCACCATGAACGTAACGCAATCCCCTGCCCGTCCAGACACCACTGATGCACAATTTCACCATGGTTGGACGACAGCGGCCCGGTCACCTTGATCGCATGCTGCCCCTCTTTGCTGTGCAACTGCCAGATGCCAAACGGATGATCGCGTTCTTTAATCACCAGGCAGGGTAAGGCGGCCAGATCGCTCAGCTGTTTCGGCGGTGGATGGCGGGCAAGGAATTGCGGCGAGGCGCAGAGCACGCGGTGGTTGGCCGCCAGCTGGCGGGCAATCAGATTCGGCGCGATATCATCGCCGACGCGAATATCGAGATCCACCCCTTCATTGACTAAATCCACCAGCCGGTCCTGGACATCGAAACGCAGTTCCAGCTGCGGGTACTGAAGGGCCAGCGCCGACAGCGCCGGGGCCACCACCCGGCGACCAAAGCCGAAGCTACTGATAATACGCAGCGTTCCCTGCGGCACCTGGCGTACGTCGGAAAGCTCGTCCATCATCTCATCGACATCCTGCAAAATGCGCTGCGCCCATTCGTAGATCCGCTCCCCCTCCTCGGTAATGGTGACCCGGCGGGTGGTCCGGTGCAGCAACACCACATTCAGGGTTTGCTCCAGCAGCGAAACCCGCTTGCTGACGAACGCCGGTGATACGCCAAGCTCTTCGGCGGCGGCGGCGAACCCGGCCCGGCGAGCGACCAGCATAAAGACGCGTAAATCATTTAGCAGCGGCAGATTATTCATGATCTGTGTTTTATGTTTCACCAGTTAGCGTGATTAATTATGAACCAGTCAATTATAGGATAGGCAGGTGGTCAAACATCATCGCTAAAAAGTGAGAACCGGAATGAAAAAAACCTATCGTATTGCCGCCATCCCGGGTGACGGAATTGGCAAAGAAGTTCTGCCTGAAGGGATTCGCGTGCTGCAAGCCGCCGCACAGCGTTGGGATCTGTCATTGAGCTTCGAGCAGATGGAGTGGGCAAGCTGCGAATATTATGCCCATCACGGCAAGATGATGCCGGACGACTGGCGCGAGCAGCTGCAGGGCTTCGATGCCATCTACTTCGGCGCCGTCGGCTGGCCGGATACCGTTCCCGACCACATTTCGCTGTGGGGGTCGCTGCTGAAGTTCCGCCGTGAGTTTGACCAATACGTCAACCTGCGTCCGGTGCGTCTGTTCCCCGGCGTCCCCTGCCCGCTGGCGGGTAAAAAGGCCGGCGATATCGATTTTTACGTGGTGCGCGAAAATACCGAAGGCGAATATTCCGCCCTCGGCGGGCGCGCCAATGAAGGCACCGATCATGAAGTGGTGATTCAGGAGTCGGTCTTTACCCGCCGCGGCGTGGACCGGATCCTGC
This window encodes:
- a CDS encoding LysR substrate-binding domain-containing protein is translated as MKHKTQIMNNLPLLNDLRVFMLVARRAGFAAAAEELGVSPAFVSKRVSLLEQTLNVVLLHRTTRRVTITEEGERIYEWAQRILQDVDEMMDELSDVRQVPQGTLRIISSFGFGRRVVAPALSALALQYPQLELRFDVQDRLVDLVNEGVDLDIRVGDDIAPNLIARQLAANHRVLCASPQFLARHPPPKQLSDLAALPCLVIKERDHPFGIWQLHSKEGQHAIKVTGPLSSNHGEIVHQWCLDGQGIALRSWWDVRENIASGHLVHVLPEFFQPANVWAVYVSRLATSAKIRTTVEFLRHYFQQHYPQHEPTASAVGRGD
- a CDS encoding NAD(P)/FAD-dependent oxidoreductase, with amino-acid sequence MTEHTTSYYAASANKYEPFPTLEGSINCDVCVVGGGYTGLSSALHLAEMGYDVVVLEGARIGFGASGRNGGQLVNSYSRDIDVIEKNYGPDAAKMLGSMMFEGGDIIRERIQRYQIQCDYRPGGLFVAMNHKQLETLEEQKANWERYGNTQLELLDREAIRREVDSDRYVGALLDHSGGHIHPLNLAIGEADAIRLNGGRVYEQSPVTRIQHSSPAVVSTARGQVTARYVIVAGNAYLGDKLEPELAKRSMPCGTQVVTTAPLSEEVARSLIPKNYCVEDCNYLLDYYRLTGDNRLLYGGGVVYGARDPDDVERLIMPKLLKTFPQLQGVKIDYRWTGNFLLTLSRMPQFGRLDNNIYYMQGYSGHGVTCTHLAGRLISELLRGDAERFDAFAKLPHYPFPGGRSLRIPFTAMGAAYYSLRDRLGV